The genomic segment CAATCAGATTGCGATCGGCCAAGGGCAGCAGCAGGCCGGTAAGGTTGCTGGTGCGCTGGTAAAAATGGTCATCAAGCATGGGTTTTGCTCCACAACGCGATGCTTTCGAGCAACACCGATTCCTGATACGGCTTGCCGAGGTAGTCGTTGACGCCGATGGCCATGGCGCGGTCGCGGTGTTTCTGCCCGGTGCGGGAGGTGATCATGATGATCGGCAAGTGCTTCAGACGCTCGTTGGCGCGCACCTGCGTGGCGACCTCGAAGCCGTCCATGCGCGGCATTTCAATGTCCAGCAGCATCAGGTCAGGCAGGTGATCTTCGAGCAACAGCATGGCATCGACCCCGTCCTTGGCGGTCAGCACGTTCATGCCGTGGCGCTCCAGAAGACGGCTGGTGACTTTGCGCACGGTGACCGAGTCATCAACCACCAGCACCAGCAAGGGCCGTTGCGGTTCGACGTCCGATTCAGGCGCCAAAGGCCGGCGTGGCACTCGGGTTTGCATGGCACGGATCGGCGCCAGCAAATCGAGAATCAGCACCACACGTCCGTCGCCCAGAATCGTCGCCCCGGACAACCCCTGCACCGCCGCGAACTGCGGGCCGAGGCTCTTGACCACGATCTCTCGCGTGCCGGCCATGGCATCGACCTGCACCGCAATTCGACGCTCGTTGCACTGCACCAGCAACACCGGCAACGACAGGCTCTGGCCCAGCAGTTTCGGGCGGCTGCTGGTTTTCAGCAGTTCGCCCAGGTAGCACAGTTCGTAGTGTTGTCCGGCGTATTTGTAGGTCGGCGGATCGAGACGGTAATGCCCTTCCAGCTCGTTCGGCAGCACCCGCACGATGCCGTCGATGGTGTTCAGCGGAATCGCATACTGGTCCTCCGCGCACTGCACCATCAGTGCCCGGTTGACCGACACGGTAAACGGCAGGCGAATGCGAAAATGCACGCCCTGCCCCGGCACGGAATCGATGCTCATGGTGCCGCCCAGTTGCCGCACCTCTTCATGCACCACGTCCATGCCCACGCCTCGCCCGGAAATCTGAGTGATTTTCTCGGCAGTGGAAAAACCCGGTTGCAGGATGAATTGCAGCACTTCGTGGTCGCTGATGACGCTGTCCGGGTCGAGCAGGCCGCGCTTGATCGCCTTGCGTCGCACGGCCTCCAGCGGTATGCCGGCACCGTCGTCGCGAATATCGAAAATGATGTCGCCGCCTTCTCGGGACAGATCCAGCGTGATCTTGCCCTGGGCCGGCTTGCCCGCCGCCACCCGCGCTTCAGCGGACTCAAGGCCATGGTCGACGGCGTTGCGCAGCATATGCTCCAGCGGGGCAGCCATGCGTTCGAGGACGTTGCGGTCCATCTCGCCCTCGGCATTGCCGATGACAAAATCCACGTCCTTGTCCAGTTCGCCGGACACCTGCCGCACGATGCGCTTCAAGCGCGGCAGCATCCGCTCGAACGGCACCATGCGCGTGCGCATCAGGCCTTCCTGCAATTCGGTGTTGATGCGGCCCTGTTGTTGCAGCAGGTTCTCCGCGTCCTGATTGCGCCGGTCCAGCGTTTCCTTGAGGTCCATCAGGTCGGAAGCGGACTCGAACAATGCACGCGACAACTGCTGCAATTGCGAATGGCGGTCCATTTCCAGCGGATCGAATTCTTCATAGCCCAGCCGTTCCGCATCGACTTGCTGACGACTGAGAATCCGCCCCTGGGTTTCCGTATCGAGGCGACGCAACTGGTCGCGCATGCGCTCGATGGTGGTTTCCATTTCGCTCAGGGCAATTCGGGCATCGTTGACCTGCTGTTCGATACGGCCCCGGAAGATCGAGGTTTCGCCGGCGAGGTTGACCAGATCGTCCAGTAGTTCGGCGGACACCTTGACCATGTCGCCGCCCGGCTCGGCGGGTGCCAGCGGGGCCTCGACCTTGGCCGTTATGGGCGTCACCGCCGACGCTTCGGTGATGGCCGGGTGACTGAAGTTCCTGATCGCATCGATCAACCGATCCGCGGGCGGCAACGGCTGCCCGGCGCGGGTGGCGTCGAGCATCTGCGCCAGTCGGTCATGGCTGCTTTGCAGCAATGTGAACAGCGCCGCCGTCGGTTGCAGCACGCCGGCAGACAAGCCTTCGTAGAGAAATTCCAGCTCGTGGACCAGGTCGCCGATGGGCACGATTTCCACCATCCGCGCCCCGCCCTTGAGCGTGTGCAGATCGCGCAGCAGGGTTTCCACTTCCTGGCGGCTGGACGGTTCGGCCTGCCAACGCACCAGTGCCGCGCCGGAGTTTTCGATGATGTCGAAGCCTTCTTCGAGAAAGATCTCCAACAGCTCCGGATCGTGAGCGGCTGAATCGTGGCTGGCGCTTGGCTCGATGGCCTCGCTGCTGCCGGCACTGCTCTGACGCAATTGTCGAATGGCTTCAATCAGCTCGCTGGCGCCTGCCAACGGCTGGTTGTTTTGCAGTCGCTCAAGGAACTGCGCCAGGCGGCCATGGCTCTGCAACAACAGTTGCGCCAAGGCGTCGCTATATTTGTAGCGGCGATTCACCAGACCGTCGTAAAGGCTTTCCAGCTCATGGGCGAGGTCGCCGACCGCTCCGACTTCAGCCATCCGCGCACCGCCCTTGAGCGTGTGCAGGTCGCGCTGCAACGATGGCAGCGGCGCGGCGTTGTCCGGCTCGTGCAACCAGCGTTGCAATGCCTGATTGGCGCTTTCGAGCAGATCCACGGCTTCTTCGAGGAAGATCGACACGATTTCGTCGTCCAGTTCGATTCGCGTCGCCGTCTGCTGCAACTCGGCGGTGGCGCTGCCCAGTTCGCTGATGCTCAGGGTGCGGCTGCCGTCGCTGCGGATCAGGCCCACGGCCGAGGGGTCGAGGCTGGTATCCAGCAGACCGCGCAGCGCCCGGACCCGCACCGGTTGCGGGCTGACTTCCTGACCCGCCGCCAGTTCGTCGAGCATGTTGATCAGCGCTTCGTGGGCACTTTGCGCCTCATGGAAAAACCCGTCGCTGACCGCCAGGCTGCTTTCTTCCACGGCGCCATACAAATCCAGCAGTGCTTCGCAAAGTTCGTCCACCGGGTGCAAATCGGCCAAGTGCGCGCCTTCGCCGAGGGTGGTCAGCTCATCCAGCAGCGCGCTGAGTTCCTGGCGCTCGCCAGGGTGCTGCTGCCAGCGGCGCAACAGGCTTTCGGCGTCCAGCAGGATGTCCATGCCTTGCGCCAGAAAGTTGTTGATCAACTGTGGATTGCGTTTGATCCGCAGTCCGGTATTCGGCGCGCTCAAGATGGCGGCAAGGCGTTCGCCGAGCAATATCTGTGTGCGGTCGATCAGCGACCGGGCACCGGGGATGGCGGCCAGCGGATCACCCTTGAGTTGACGCAAGCCGACACGGAACAGACCCTCGGCTTCGAGTAGCAGCTCGACTTCGTCCAGGTCCAGCGCGATCAGGTGCGCCTTGTACTCCCGGGTCAGTTGATCCAGCGGCGCGGCCAACGCAGCAATCGGTATCAGCCCGGCCATCGACGCACTGCCCTTGAGGGTGTGCAATGCGCGCTGCAACTCGTCACTGGCTTGCAGCGGCACATGCTCGGCGGCCTGATCAAGGAAGCGGTTGAGGCTGGCGAGGTGGGTTTCGGCCTCGTTGCGGAAGATGTCCAGCAGCAACGGGTCGAGGGCCATCACGTCCTGGCTGTCTTCATCCTCCAGGGACACATCGCCCTTGGCCAGGCCATGGGCGCGAGCGGCCAACTGGTCGACATCGTTGCGCTGGCGCTGGGCGCTGGCAGCAAATTCCGCCACCAGTTGCGGCAGCAGGTTGAGCACATCGCCCAGTAACTGTTGCACAGCAGG from the Pseudomonas sp. N3-W genome contains:
- a CDS encoding Hpt domain-containing protein, with protein sequence MGDRHDYVALEWVKGEIAETLKQAALHLENMALDEEPATHALGECLACIHQVHGSLQMVEFYGAALLAEEMEQLTSALQHNRVSHREEALHLLSQALGQLPIYLDRIQGARRDLPLVVLPLINDLRSARGDSLLSETSLFSPQLPQLVPLNEEELALLEPADLPNVLRKLRQMLQMALVGLLREQDGETNLDYLTKVFARLEVLCGDGPLSPLWHVASALVEGMRGGSIANSPALRSLFKEADKELKRMLEQGMHGINQAPPPDLLKSLLFYIAKAEHPTGQMLTMKDRYGLDDALPDSAMVDEERARLAGPDRDAMRSVLAALCEELVRVKERLDLFVRSDRQHTSDLDSLLAPLRQIADTLAVLGFGQPRKVIIDQLAVVLSLVQGQREPNDAILMDVAGALLYVEATLAGMVGTVEPESREESRLPTTDLTQIHQIVIREARICLQQAKDMIIDYIDADWDRQQLQPLPALLTQVRGALSMIPLARAASLVEACNGFIREHLLLDTDHPGWQQLDSLADVITSIEYYLERLSDDPQAAGEHLLDVAQDSLASLGFFPGENTPGEKQAPLLDDVLSPGEALIMQDLQALDDPQTVQSLAQVLANPVSAVNPPALITPGSLMPPPPGEAPVDDELREVFLEETDEVLEVLREYLPRWIADPADTAALSELRRAFHTLKGSGRMVRALVLGELAWAVENLLNRVLEHSVDPGPAVQQLLGDVLNLLPQLVAEFAASAQRQRNDVDQLAARAHGLAKGDVSLEDEDSQDVMALDPLLLDIFRNEAETHLASLNRFLDQAAEHVPLQASDELQRALHTLKGSASMAGLIPIAALAAPLDQLTREYKAHLIALDLDEVELLLEAEGLFRVGLRQLKGDPLAAIPGARSLIDRTQILLGERLAAILSAPNTGLRIKRNPQLINNFLAQGMDILLDAESLLRRWQQHPGERQELSALLDELTTLGEGAHLADLHPVDELCEALLDLYGAVEESSLAVSDGFFHEAQSAHEALINMLDELAAGQEVSPQPVRVRALRGLLDTSLDPSAVGLIRSDGSRTLSISELGSATAELQQTATRIELDDEIVSIFLEEAVDLLESANQALQRWLHEPDNAAPLPSLQRDLHTLKGGARMAEVGAVGDLAHELESLYDGLVNRRYKYSDALAQLLLQSHGRLAQFLERLQNNQPLAGASELIEAIRQLRQSSAGSSEAIEPSASHDSAAHDPELLEIFLEEGFDIIENSGAALVRWQAEPSSRQEVETLLRDLHTLKGGARMVEIVPIGDLVHELEFLYEGLSAGVLQPTAALFTLLQSSHDRLAQMLDATRAGQPLPPADRLIDAIRNFSHPAITEASAVTPITAKVEAPLAPAEPGGDMVKVSAELLDDLVNLAGETSIFRGRIEQQVNDARIALSEMETTIERMRDQLRRLDTETQGRILSRQQVDAERLGYEEFDPLEMDRHSQLQQLSRALFESASDLMDLKETLDRRNQDAENLLQQQGRINTELQEGLMRTRMVPFERMLPRLKRIVRQVSGELDKDVDFVIGNAEGEMDRNVLERMAAPLEHMLRNAVDHGLESAEARVAAGKPAQGKITLDLSREGGDIIFDIRDDGAGIPLEAVRRKAIKRGLLDPDSVISDHEVLQFILQPGFSTAEKITQISGRGVGMDVVHEEVRQLGGTMSIDSVPGQGVHFRIRLPFTVSVNRALMVQCAEDQYAIPLNTIDGIVRVLPNELEGHYRLDPPTYKYAGQHYELCYLGELLKTSSRPKLLGQSLSLPVLLVQCNERRIAVQVDAMAGTREIVVKSLGPQFAAVQGLSGATILGDGRVVLILDLLAPIRAMQTRVPRRPLAPESDVEPQRPLLVLVVDDSVTVRKVTSRLLERHGMNVLTAKDGVDAMLLLEDHLPDLMLLDIEMPRMDGFEVATQVRANERLKHLPIIMITSRTGQKHRDRAMAIGVNDYLGKPYQESVLLESIALWSKTHA